GCAGGTACGTCGCCCAGCGCACGCGAACCGTGCTGATCGCGTCCGGGCGGATGTTGCTCGGCAACCCGTTGTTGGGGTCGTGATAGTTATGGAACGCCAAGCCGAATTGCTTTAAGTTGTTGCTGCACGTCATGCGGGCAGCCGCTTCGCGAACCTTTTGGACCGCGGGGAGGAGTAACCCGATCAAGATCGCAATGATGGCGATCACCACCAGGAGCTCGATCAAGGTAAACGCGCGGCGGTTCAGCGGGCGAATTCGGGTCGTCACAGACAGTTCCTCAATGAGTTAGGAGAGAGAGCTTGTCAGCTAGTTGGAATATTCAGCGTTTCACAGTAAATGGAGTAAGTTCAGTCAGGCCGGCGTTCACGGTCGCCTTCAGGCCCGACGAATCGGGTTTCGCGTACTTGTCGGACAGACGGTTCACCGGCGGATCGTCGCCCTTCCCGCTACTCAACCACAGTTCGACCGTCACGCGGTACTCACCGGCCACCGCGCCGTCACCGGCGGTATGGCTGGTCAGGGTGAACGACCCGTCCGCCCCCACCTTTCCGCGCGGCTTCACCGCGCTCGGATCGGACGAATCGACCGGGTGAAACACCACGGTCGCGTGTTCGAGCGATTTCCCGTCGGGCGTCGTGACCTTCCCGGTTACGGGGTAAAGGACCGGCCCCTTCTGACCGCACCCGGTGAGCGCGGTACAGACCGCGAAGAGGGCGAACGAAACGGCGACGCGGGCGCGCCGGTGTGTGTAGCTAGGTGTCATTGCACTTCAGAGAAGGAAGACGCGATCGGGCGAATCGCGCGGTGGTGGGTCGGAACACGATCGAACATCAGAGCGTCAACAAAGACAATCCGGAGCCATTAGAGCCATAACTTCGGTTTCGCCCGCATCGTCCACAGGGTCGGCGATCACACCGTATTCCGCGGCCGGCAACCGACCGGACAGGAGGCGGAAGTAGCGGTCGAGTAGTCCCTCAGTCATGGGTTCGCTCCGAATCATTACTTCGCAAAGCATCTTAGTCGGGCTAAGGAAGTGTATCGGCGAATTAGTCACTTAACAAGTGCGAAATATGATAATAGACTTCGCGACTCCGTAAAGTACAAAATGGCCTGTGGTTACGACCACAAGCCATCGAGTCAGAGATAATTTCCCGACAATGTCTACTGCTCAAATCGTGTATTCCGCCTCGAAGATTCGAGCAGACTTCGGAGTCACGTACACGTTTTCGTTCTGCTTCAAGGCAAGCGAACGATAGCGGTCTGGAGTGACATCCACGTTAATCATGAGGCCGAAGTCCTCGGCCAATAGCCGAACCTTCACGACCGAACCGGCCGGATTGATGTGAACGATCTTGCCGAGCAGACAGTTTCCGCCCTCCGCACTGCGCGAGATATCGAGTTCGTGTGGGCGAATGTACGCATCGGTGCGGCCGTTCTCGTTCGCACCAAACAGCTTCGCGGGCAATTCGACCGTACCCGTTTCGCCCAGCAACGCTCGCCCGTCTTCCACGCGGACCGGTAACTTGTTCACGTTTCCGAGGAAATCGATTACGAATTCGTTTTTGGGGTGCTCGAACACTTCGATCGGCCGCCCTTCTTGCTCGACGCGCCCCTTGTTCAGCACCACCACGCGATCGGCCACCTCGAACGCTTCTTCCTGATCGTGCGTGACGAAGATGCTCGTGACATGCAGTTCGTCGTGGAACCGGCGGAGCCAGTCGCGCAGTTCGGCCCGCACTTTTGCATCGAGCGCGCCGAACGGTTCATCCAGAAGCAGCACCTTCGGCTCCGGCGCCAGGGCACGAATCAGTGCGATGCGCTGCTTCTGCCCCCCCGAGAGGTTGGCGGGGTACAGCGGCGCCTTTTCTTCGAGACGCACGAGACGAAGCAG
This region of Gemmata massiliana genomic DNA includes:
- the lptM gene encoding LPS translocon maturation chaperone LptM, whose protein sequence is MTPSYTHRRARVAVSFALFAVCTALTGCGQKGPVLYPVTGKVTTPDGKSLEHATVVFHPVDSSDPSAVKPRGKVGADGSFTLTSHTAGDGAVAGEYRVTVELWLSSGKGDDPPVNRLSDKYAKPDSSGLKATVNAGLTELTPFTVKR
- a CDS encoding sulfate/molybdate ABC transporter ATP-binding protein, with translation MSITAQNVTKRFGNFVALDNVTVDCPAGELVALLGPSGSGKTTLLRVIAGLEVPDSGTVLFRHDDITKHSARDRNVGFVFQHYALFRHMTVFENVAFGLRVRKWPEQRVRDRVQELLRLVRLEEKAPLYPANLSGGQKQRIALIRALAPEPKVLLLDEPFGALDAKVRAELRDWLRRFHDELHVTSIFVTHDQEEAFEVADRVVVLNKGRVEQEGRPIEVFEHPKNEFVIDFLGNVNKLPVRVEDGRALLGETGTVELPAKLFGANENGRTDAYIRPHELDISRSAEGGNCLLGKIVHINPAGSVVKVRLLAEDFGLMINVDVTPDRYRSLALKQNENVYVTPKSARIFEAEYTI